Proteins encoded in a region of the Streptomyces akebiae genome:
- a CDS encoding potassium channel family protein, which produces MNGLISLVGVAVVLIILRDVFHTLWHPTRHGGLSRIVMTALWRLSSRTSPRWRAAGVAGPLGVAGVVAMWTCGVALGWAVVYWQHMPEGFVFSSALEPTQHSRPVDALYVSLVTVATLGLGDIAPAEGWLRIVAPLEALVGFALLTATVSWVLGIFPALARRRTLALRVCHLRRAGITDEQLDSEAGAAALDALAAGIAGVSVDFAQYPESYYFHDGTGDTSLALSIGHAAELAERTRRAQHPGARIASLVLAAALDDFATVLDERFLHTGKPRPEILDAYARDHGAAPPDKRAAR; this is translated from the coding sequence GTGAACGGGCTGATCTCGCTGGTCGGCGTTGCGGTGGTGCTGATCATCCTGCGGGACGTGTTCCACACCCTGTGGCACCCGACCCGCCACGGAGGACTGAGCCGGATCGTCATGACGGCCCTGTGGCGACTGTCCTCCCGCACCAGTCCCCGTTGGCGTGCCGCGGGAGTCGCCGGGCCGCTCGGCGTGGCGGGCGTGGTCGCGATGTGGACGTGCGGCGTGGCCCTGGGCTGGGCGGTGGTGTACTGGCAGCACATGCCGGAGGGCTTCGTCTTCTCGAGCGCCCTGGAGCCGACCCAGCACTCCCGTCCGGTGGACGCCCTGTATGTCTCCCTGGTGACCGTGGCCACCCTCGGCCTCGGCGACATCGCCCCCGCCGAGGGCTGGCTGCGGATCGTGGCACCGCTGGAGGCGCTGGTCGGATTCGCGCTGCTGACCGCCACCGTCTCCTGGGTGCTCGGCATCTTTCCCGCACTCGCCCGGCGCCGGACGCTGGCGCTGCGCGTCTGCCATCTGCGCCGGGCCGGGATCACCGACGAACAGCTCGACTCCGAGGCGGGAGCCGCCGCACTGGACGCGCTGGCCGCCGGGATCGCCGGCGTCAGCGTGGACTTCGCCCAGTATCCGGAGTCGTACTACTTCCACGACGGGACCGGCGACACCTCGCTGGCGCTGAGCATCGGCCACGCCGCCGAACTCGCCGAGCGGACCCGGCGGGCACAGCACCCCGGTGCTCGTATCGCGTCCCTCGTCCTCGCCGCCGCACTCGACGACTTCGCCACCGTGCTCGACGAGCGCTTCCTGCACACGGGGAAGCCCCGACCGGAGATCCTCGACGCCTACGCTCGTGACCACGGCGCCGCCCCGCCGGACAAGCGTGCGGCCCGCTGA
- a CDS encoding D-alanyl-D-alanine carboxypeptidase family protein yields MTLRKAAAIAVTAGTVLLATPLASPAQAANAPTVSAKGAYLLDNATGTKLFSKYADYKRPMASTTKIMTARVVLGQTGLDLDRKVTIRQAYRDYVTAEGASTADLRTGDRVTVRQLLYALMLPSGCDAAYALADTFGTGDTRSARVKSFIGKMNKKAADLGLTNTHFDSFDGISAAGANYTTPRDLAKLARSAMKYSTFRTVVKTTKTVRYATTSTGGTRTYTWYNTNQLLGSYSGANGIKTGTGTSAGPCLVFSATRGDKTVIGVVLNATSRYGDAAKMLDYGFGTSTASSMQLRPLPTGAQRD; encoded by the coding sequence ATGACGCTGCGCAAAGCCGCGGCGATCGCCGTGACCGCGGGCACCGTACTGCTGGCCACGCCCCTGGCCTCGCCCGCGCAGGCGGCCAACGCGCCCACGGTCAGCGCCAAGGGCGCCTACCTGCTGGACAACGCGACCGGCACCAAGCTGTTCAGCAAGTACGCCGACTACAAGCGGCCGATGGCCAGCACGACCAAGATCATGACCGCCCGCGTGGTCCTCGGGCAGACCGGTCTCGACCTCGACCGCAAGGTCACCATCAGGCAGGCCTACCGGGACTACGTCACGGCCGAGGGCGCGAGCACCGCGGATCTGAGGACGGGCGACCGTGTGACGGTCCGGCAGTTGCTGTACGCGTTGATGCTGCCCTCGGGCTGCGACGCCGCGTACGCCCTCGCCGACACCTTCGGCACGGGTGACACCCGCTCCGCGCGGGTGAAGTCGTTCATCGGCAAGATGAACAAGAAGGCCGCGGACCTCGGTCTGACCAACACCCACTTCGACTCGTTCGACGGCATCTCGGCGGCCGGCGCCAACTACACCACCCCGCGAGACCTGGCGAAGCTGGCCCGCAGCGCGATGAAGTACTCGACGTTCCGCACCGTCGTGAAGACGACGAAGACCGTGCGCTACGCGACCACGAGCACCGGCGGCACCCGTACCTACACCTGGTACAACACCAACCAACTGCTCGGCTCCTACTCCGGCGCCAACGGCATCAAGACCGGCACCGGCACATCCGCGGGACCGTGTCTGGTCTTCTCCGCCACCCGAGGCGACAAGACCGTCATCGGTGTCGTTTTGAACGCCACCAGCCGCTACGGCGACGCCGCGAAGATGCTGGACTACGGATTCGGCACCAGCACCGCGTCGAGCATGCAACTGCGCCCGCTGCCCACGGGCGCACAGCGGGACTGA
- a CDS encoding jacalin-like lectin codes for MRRLIGSLTAAALAVTGLATTGATPAAAATTGTFNVLTYNVAGLPEGLSSGNPATNTPLISPRLGAYDIVNVQEDFNYHAALYAGDNHPYRTATSGGVPFGDGLNTLSDYAFEDFQRVKWNDCTGTNCLTPKGFSLARVRLDEGVYVDLYNVHTNADSDDAALAARRANVTQLSQFIQANSAGNAVIVMGDTNTRYTRTGDNIRSLVSENGLTDPWVQLIKGGVAPALGADALVCPTTAPTNDCEVVDKVFFRDSNVVNLTAGRYNNDWAKFLDSAGANLSDHFPHTVDFSWTLNSRLRASDFFGGPHGTAYNDADNLPSTVSPRTLTLRGASRLDAVSLTHDGGTTLAHGGTGGTAASLTLASDEHLTSVKLTQGQKDGRTRIFSAAFGTDKGRTLASGTATSNAKTFTAPPGWQIVGFTGRSGDEIDKLGVLYAPIG; via the coding sequence ATGAGAAGACTGATCGGCAGCCTCACGGCCGCCGCGCTCGCCGTCACCGGCCTCGCGACCACCGGCGCGACCCCCGCCGCGGCCGCCACCACCGGCACGTTCAACGTGCTCACGTACAACGTCGCGGGCCTCCCGGAGGGGCTGAGCTCCGGCAACCCGGCGACGAACACCCCGCTGATATCGCCGCGCCTCGGGGCGTACGACATCGTGAACGTGCAGGAGGACTTCAACTACCACGCGGCGCTGTACGCGGGCGACAACCACCCGTACCGCACCGCCACCAGCGGTGGTGTGCCCTTCGGCGACGGCCTGAACACGCTGTCGGACTACGCGTTCGAGGACTTCCAGCGGGTGAAGTGGAACGACTGCACCGGCACCAACTGCCTCACCCCGAAGGGCTTCTCGCTGGCCCGCGTGCGGCTCGACGAGGGCGTCTACGTCGACCTCTACAACGTGCACACCAACGCCGACTCCGACGACGCGGCCCTCGCCGCCCGCCGCGCCAACGTCACCCAGCTCTCGCAGTTCATCCAGGCGAACTCGGCGGGCAACGCGGTGATCGTCATGGGTGACACCAACACCCGCTACACGCGCACCGGCGACAACATCCGCTCACTCGTGTCGGAGAACGGGCTAACGGACCCGTGGGTGCAGCTGATCAAGGGCGGTGTCGCCCCGGCTCTGGGCGCCGACGCGCTGGTCTGCCCGACCACGGCCCCGACCAACGACTGCGAGGTCGTCGACAAGGTCTTCTTCCGCGACAGCAACGTGGTGAACCTGACCGCCGGCCGCTACAACAACGACTGGGCCAAGTTCCTCGACTCCGCGGGCGCCAACCTCTCCGACCACTTCCCGCACACGGTCGACTTCTCCTGGACCCTCAACTCGCGGCTCCGGGCCAGCGACTTCTTCGGCGGCCCGCACGGCACGGCGTACAACGACGCCGACAACCTGCCCTCGACGGTCTCGCCCCGCACCCTGACCCTGCGCGGCGCCTCCCGCCTCGACGCGGTCTCGCTCACCCACGACGGCGGTACGACGCTGGCCCACGGCGGCACCGGCGGCACGGCGGCCTCCCTCACCCTGGCCTCCGATGAGCACCTCACCTCCGTGAAGCTGACACAGGGCCAGAAGGACGGCCGTACCCGGATCTTCTCCGCCGCCTTCGGCACGGACAAGGGCCGCACCCTCGCCTCCGGTACGGCCACCTCGAACGCCAAGACCTTCACGGCACCCCCCGGCTGGCAGATCGTGGGCTTCACCGGCCGCTCGGGCGACGAGATCGACAAGCTGGGCGTCCTGTACGCACCGATCGGCTGA
- a CDS encoding TetR/AcrR family transcriptional regulator gives MARAGLTVDRVVEAAADLADEIGFEKVTLSALARHFGVKDASLYSHVRNLQDLRTRVALLAGGEMIDKIAEAVAGRAGKDALAAFAGAYREYALEHPGRYAATQLPVDQVLVADSPALRRTAEITYGMLRAYGLDEPDLTDAVRLLRSTFHGYCALEAGGGFGAARDVGRSWAKAVEALHVALTHWPGEAPEGA, from the coding sequence ATGGCCCGTGCCGGGCTCACCGTCGACCGGGTCGTGGAGGCCGCGGCCGATCTCGCGGACGAGATCGGGTTCGAGAAGGTCACCCTGTCCGCGCTGGCGCGGCACTTCGGGGTGAAGGACGCGAGTCTGTACTCGCACGTCAGGAACCTCCAGGATCTGCGGACGCGGGTCGCCCTGCTGGCGGGCGGCGAGATGATCGACAAGATCGCCGAAGCCGTGGCCGGACGCGCGGGCAAGGACGCGCTGGCCGCCTTCGCCGGGGCCTACCGGGAGTACGCCCTGGAGCACCCCGGCCGGTACGCGGCCACACAACTCCCCGTCGACCAGGTCCTCGTCGCCGACTCCCCCGCCCTGCGCCGCACCGCCGAGATCACCTACGGCATGCTCCGCGCCTACGGCCTCGACGAACCCGACCTCACCGACGCCGTGCGCCTGCTGCGCAGCACCTTCCACGGCTACTGCGCCCTGGAGGCGGGCGGCGGCTTCGGCGCGGCACGGGACGTGGGCCGGTCGTGGGCCAAGGCCGTGGAGGCACTGCACGTGGCGCTGACGCACTGGCCCGGGGAGGCGCCGGAGGGGGCGTAG